The nucleotide sequence CCCCCGGGGCACCGGCCTGCTCGTGAGCGAGGACGCCCGCGGCGTGCGCGCCAAGGCCCTCACCCACGCGAGCGCCAAGTGGGACTGGGTCCGGCAGGCGGCCGGCCCCGGCCGGCACGTGCTGCGGCTCTCCTACGGGCGCGCCCAGCCCGACGCCACCGCCGTGCCCCCTGAGGTGGCCCTGCCCGACGACCAGCTCATCCGCCTGGCCCTCTCCGACGCCTCGACCCTCATGGGCATGCCCCTGCGGCCCGCCCAGCTCGTCGGCGCGGACATCGTGCGCTGGCGCTCCGCGCTGCCCCGCACCGGCGTCGGGCACGCCCGGCGGGTCGCCGACTTCCGGCGGGCGCTGGCGGCGCTGCCCGACGCCGTCGCGGTCGGCGGGTGGCTCGCGGGCACGGGCCTCGCCTCCGTCGTCGCCGACACCCGGGCCCAGGTCCGCGCCCTGCTCGCCGAGGCGGGCGTCCCGGACGACGCCGCGCCGGCCGCCACCGAACCGGCACGCACCCCACCGACCAGCACCCGACGAAAGGACTGAGCCTTGTCCCACGACACCAGCCCCCACGAGCACGGCGGTCACCCCGCAGCCACGCCCGAGCCGACGCAGGACGGCGGCGCGGAGCGGCTGCACTGGGCCGTCTGGTCCGTGTTCGCCCGCCCCGCCGGCGGGGCCGCGGCCCGCACGGCCGGCGACGACGCCTCCGCGGCCGCCGAGTTCGACGGTGTCGTCGAGCAGCTGGCGGCCGAGGGCGTGACGCTGCGCGGCGCCTACGACGTCTCGGGGATGCGCGAGGACGCCGACGTCCTCACGTGGCTGCACGGCGACGACCCCCAGGCGCTCCAGTCGGCGGTCCGCCGGCTGCGCCGCACGGAGCTCCTGGCCGGCACCGCGCAGGCCTGGAACGCGATGGGGGTGCACCGGGACGCCGAGTTCACCCGGAACCACTCGCCGTCCTTCGCCCGCGGCGTCGCCCCCGAGGACTGGGTCTGCGTCTACCCGTTCGTGCGCTCCTACGAGTGGTACTACATGAACGCCCAGCGCCGCGCCGAGATGCTGCGCAACCACGGCATGGCGGCGCGCGACTACCCCCAGGTCCTCGCCAACACCATCGCGTGCTTCGGGCTCAACGACTTCGAGTGGCTGCTCGCGCTCGAGGCCCCCGAGCTGGTCGACCTCGTCGACGTCATGCGGGCCTTCCGCAACACGGAGGCCCGGCTGCACGTGCGCGAGGAGACACCGTTCTACACGGGCCGCCGGATCCGCTCCGAGGAGCTCGCGGAGGTGCTCCGATGAGCGCCGAGAACGCCCTGTCGCGGGCCCGCGCGCACGCGCCGGAGCACTACGACGCCGTCGTCCTCTCGTCCTTCGGCGGGCCGGAGGGGCAGGACGACGTCCTGCCGTTCCTGCGCAACGTCACGAAGGGCCGCGGCATCCCCGACGAGCGGCTGGAGGAGGTGGCCACCCACTACCGGGCCAACGGCGGCGTCAGCCCCATCAACGCCCAGAACCGCGCGCTGCGCTCCGCCCTCGAGGCCGAGCTGCTCGGCCGGGGCCTGAGCGTGCCCGTGCTGTGGGCCAACCGGAACTGGGCGCCCTACGTGGCGGACGTGGTGCGGGAGTGCCACGCGCGCGGGCTGCGCAAGCTCCTGGTGCTCGCCACCAGCGCCTACTCCAGCTACTCCGGCTGCCGCCAGTACCGCGAGGACTACGGCGTGGCGCTCGAGGAGCTCGGCCTCGCGGACGAGATGCAGGTCGACAAGGTCCACCAGTACTACGACTCCGAGGGCTTCGTGCAGCCCTTCGTCGAGGGCCTCCGGGAGGGCCTCGCGCAGGTGCGCGACCGGCTCGGCGCCGACGGCGGCAGGATCGCGGTCCTGTTCTGCACCCACTCCATCCCCACGACCGACGCCGAGGCCTCCGGGCCGGCGCGGATGGACTTCGAGGAGGGCTCCGCCTACGTCGCCCAGCACCTGGCCGTGGCCCGGACCGTGCTGGAGCGCGTGGGGGCGGAGGAGCTCGGGGACCACACCTGGGACCTCGTCTACCAGTCCCGCTCCGGGCCGCCGCAGGTGCCGTGGCTCGAGCCGGACGTCAACGACGCCCTCGAGGAGCTCGCCGAGCGCGGTGTCGCCGGCGTGGTCCTCGTGCCGCTGGGCTTCGTCTCCGACCACATGGAGGTCAAGTGGGACCTCGACACGGAGGCCCTGGAGACCTGCGAACGGCTCGGCCTGCCGGCCGTGCGCACCCCCACCGCGGGCACCCACCCGGCGTTCGTGGCCGGGCTCGCAGACCTCGTGGAGCAGCGCGTCGCCGGGCGCGCCGCCCCGCCGCGGCTCTCCGCGTGCGCCGAGGGCACGTGGTTCGACGACTGCGCCCCGGACTGCTGCGTCAAGGTGCTGCGCGGCGCCACCGGGCCCCGTCCGACCATCGCGCAGCGCCCCCAGGGCGAGCCCCTCCCGGTCGCCCTCGACGAGGCGGGGGAGGTGCGGTGGTCGTGACGGCCGCGGCGCAGGGGCTCCCGGTGCTGCGGGTCGGGACCCGCGGCTCCCGGCTCGCGCTCACCCAGACCACCACGGCGGCCAGGGCCGTCGCGGCGGCGGGCGGGCTGGAGCCGGAGCTCGTCACGATCCGCACCGAGGGCGACGTCCTGACCGGGCCCCTGTCCCAGATGGGCGGCACCGGGGTCTTCGCCACGGCCCTGCGGGCCGCGCTGCTGGCGGGATCCGTGGACCTGGCCGTGCACTCCCTCAAGGACCTGCCCACCGCTCCCGTGCCGGGCCTCGAGGTCGCCGCGGTGCCGGAGCGGGAGGACCCCCGGGACGCGCTGTGCGCCCGCGACGGGCTGACCCTCGCCGGTCTGCCCGCCGGCGCGAAGGTCGGCACCGGCTCCCCGCGGCGCGCGGCGCAGGTGCGCGCGGCGCGCCCGGACCTGGAGATCGTCGACATCCGCGGCAACGTGGGCACCCGGCTGGGGCGGGTGGCCCCCGGCGACCTCGACGCCGTGGTGCTCGCCGCCTCCGGGCTGCGGCGGCTCGGGCTGGAGGACGCGATCACCGAGCTGATCGACCCGTCCGTCATGCTCCCCGCCCCCGGGCAGGGCGCCCTGGCCCTCGAGTGCCGCACCGAGGACGCCTCGGGGGACACCCCGCTCGCCGCCGCCCTCGCCGCGGTGGACCACCTGGAGACCCGCCTGGCCGTGACCGCGGAACGGGCGCTGCTGACCCGGCTCGAGGCCGGCTGCGCGGCCCCCGTGGGCACCTTCGCGCGGATCGAGGACGGCGTGCTCGTGCTCGACGTCGTCGTGGCCGACCCGGACGGCAGCCGGGTCATGCGCCGCAGCGGCCGCACCGCGGAGCGCGGCGTCGACGACGCCCGCGCCCTCGGCCACCGGCTGGGCGACGAGCTGCTCGCCGACGGCGCCGGCCGGCTGGCCCGGTTGACGCTCTGAGACCCGTGCCGCACCCCGGCCCCGCCGACCGCTCCGCCGACCCGGCCGCCGCCCTGCGCGGGGCCAGGGTCGTCGTGACCCGTTCCGCCGACCGGGCCAGGGAGCTCGTGGCGCTGCTGCACGGGCACGGGGCCCGGGTCCGGCTCGCCCCGCTGCTCGAGGCCACCCTCCCCGGGGACACCGGTCCCGTGGCCGCCCTGCTGGACCGGGCGGCGGACCCGGGGGCCGCCGCCGGGTCCTGGCTGGTGGTCACCTCGGTCACCACCGTCCGGGCCCTGCGCGCGGTCGCGGGGGAGCCGTCCGGCACGGCACTCGGCGACCGGTTCGCGGCGGCCCGGCGGGCCGGCCTGCGCGTGGCCGCGGTGGGGGACGCCACGGCCGCGGCCCTCACGGCGGCCGGGCTGCGGCCGGACCTCGTGCCCGGCGCGGTGCACTCGGCCGCCGGGCTGCTCGCCGACTGGCCGCCGGAGCCGGCTCCCGGCACCGTCCTGCTGCCGCTCTCCGCCCGGGCCCGGCCCACCCTCGAGACCGGTCTGACCGCGCGGGGGTACGGGGTGCTGACGGCCACGGCCTACGAGACCGTGCCCTGGCCGGCGCCCGCGCCCCTCGTGCGGCGGGCCGCGGCCCAGGGGGAGGCCGACGGCACGGACGACGACGCGGTCGACGGCACGGACGACGACACGGACCGCGGCGTGGACGGGCGCGTGGCCGAGCTCCACCGGTCCGACCTGCTGCAGGTCCTGGCCGCGGGCGAGGCCGACGCCGTGGTGCTCACGGCGCCGTCCCACCTCGCCGAGCTCGTGCGCGACGACCCCGCCGTCCTGGCCGGCACCGTCCTCGTGGCCATCGGCGAGCCGACGAGACGCGCCGCCGCCGAGCGCGGCCTGCCGTCCGTGGCCGCGTCCCTGCCCACCCCGGAGGGGATCCGCGACGCCCTCGCCCGGGCCCTCACCGCACCCGCGGCCTCCCGGGCGGCCGCGGGGGCGCCCGCCCCGACCCCGACGGCGGCGGCTCCGCCGCCGGCCGCACCGACCACACCGATCCCGACGACACCGATCCCTGCGACCGAGGAGACGAACTCCGTGACCCACCGAATTCCCCGCTACGACCTGGTGTCCCGCCCCCGCCGCCTGCGCACCACCCCGGCCGTGCGCCGGCTCGCCGCGCAGACCAGGGTCCATCCGTCCGACCTCATCCTGCCCGTGTTCGTCCGCGAGGGCCTCGCCGAGCCCGCCCCGCTCGGCTCCATGCCGGGGGTCGTCCAGCACTCCATGGACTCGCTCCGGCGCGCCGCCGCCGAGGCCGTGGCCAAGGGCCTCCGCGGGTTCATGATCTTCGGCGTGCCCGCCGAGCGGGACCCCGAGGGCAGCGCCGGGTGCGACCCCGAGGGCATCCTGAACCGGGCGCTGCGCGCCGTGCGCGCCGAGGTCGGCGACGACCTCGTCGTCATGGCCGACCTGTGCCTGGACGAGTTCACCGACCACGGGCACTGCGGCGTCCTGGCCGAGGACGGGACCGTGGACAACGACGCGACCCTGGAGATCTACGGCCGGATGGCCGTGGCCCAGGCCGAGGCGGGCGCCCACGTGCTCGGGCCCTCCGGCATGATGGACGGCCAGGTCGGCGTGATCCGCTCCGCCCTCGACGAGGCCGGGCACCCCGACGTCGCCGTCCTGGCCTACTCCGCGAAGTACTCCTCCGCGTTCTACGGCCCGTTCCGCGAGGCCGTGGACTCCCAGCTGCAGGGCGACCGCCGCAGCTACCAGATGGACCCCGCCAACCGCCGGGAGGCGCTGCACGAGCTGCAGCTGGACCTGGACGAGGGCGCCGACATGGTCATGGTCAAACCGGCCATGAGCTACCTCGACATCCTCCGCGACGTGGCCGAGGTCTCCCCGGTGCCCGTCTCCGCGTACCAGATCTCCGGCGAGTACGCCATGATCGAGGCCGCCGCCGCCAACGGCTGGATCGACCGCCGGGCCGCGATCCAGGAGTCCGTGCTGTCCATCCGCCGCGCGGGCGCCGACTCCGTGCTCACCTACTTCGCCGTCGAGCTCGCGGACTGGTTCCGCGAGGAGAACGGCCTCTCCTGACCCCCACCGTCCCCCGAGCCGGCACCCCCGGCGGAAGGAAGCAGACAAACCCATGAGCGTTTCCCAGGAACTCTTCGACCGCGCGCGCAAGGTCATGCCCGGCGGGGTCAACTCCCCGGTGCGGGCCTTCGCGTCCGTGGGCGGCACCCCGCCCTTCATCACCGCGGCCAAGGGCCCGTACCTCACCGACGTCGACGGCCGCGAGTACGTCGACCTCGTCAGCTCGTGGGGGCCCGCCCTCGTCGGGCACTCCCACCCGGCCGTCATCGAGGCCGTGCACGAGGCCGTGGAGCGCGGCCTGTCCTTCGGGGCCACGACCCGCGGGGAGACCGAGCTGGCCGAACTCGTGGTCGAGCGGATCGGCGCGATCGACGAGCTGCGCATGGTCTCGACCGGGACCGAGGCGGCCATGACCGCGATCCGCCTGGCGCGCGGCGTGACCGGCCGGGACCTCGTCGTGAAGTTCGCCGGGTGCTACCACGGGCACGTGGACTCCCTGCTGTCCGAGGCGGGCTCCGGCGTGGCGACCCTCGCCCTGCCCGGCTCCGCCGGGGTCACCGCGGCCACCGCGGCCGAGACCCTGGTGCTGCCCTACAACGACCTCGCCGCCGTGGAGGAGGCCTTCGCCGCCCACCCCGGCCGGATCGCCGCCGTCATCACCGAGGGCGCGCCCGCCAACATGGGTGTGGTCACCCCCGGCGAGGGCTTCAACGCGGGCCTGCGCCGGCTCACGCGCGAGCACGGGGCGCTGATGATCTTCGACGAGGTGCTGACCGGGTTCCGCGTGCACGAGGCCGGCTACTGGGGTCTCACCGCCGCGGGCGAGGACGGCTGGGAGCCCGACCTGTTCATGTTCGGGAAGGTCATCGGCGGCGGGCTGCCGGTCGCCGGCGTGGGCGGGCGGGCCGCGGTCATGAACCACCTGGCGCCCCTCGGGCCCGTGTACCAGGCCGGAACCCTGTCCGGGAACCCCGTGGCGATGGCCGCGGGCGCGGCGACCCTGCGCACCGCGGACCGGATCGCCTACCAGACCGTCGACCGGCGCTCGGCGCAGCTGCAGGAGGCGGTGCGCGCGGCGCTGACCGAGGCCGGGGTCGACCACTCGATCCAGTCGGCCGGCAACCTGTTCTCGGTGGCCTTCGGCACCTCCGCCGCCGGCGTGCACGACTACGCGCAGGCCAAGGCGCAGGAGACGTTCCGCTACCCGGCGTTCTTCCACGCGATGCTCGACCAGGGCGTCTACCTGCCCCCGTCGGTGTTCGAGGCGTGGTTCCTCTCCGCCGCGCACGACGACGCCGCGATGGACCGGATCGTCTCCGCCCTGCCGGCCGCGGCGCGCGCGGCCGCCGAGGCCCGGCCGGCCGCCTGACCACGGCCGCCGGGACCCGGCCGGCCGCCGTCCCGGGGAGCGCTCAGGCGTCCTCGGGGCGGCGGAGCGGCCACGCGCCGTCGACCACCGCGTCCGGGCGGGTCCGGCGGAAGTACTCCTGGAGGCTCGCGGCCTGCTCGGCCGCCCACCCCACCTGGTCGGCGTGCAGCGCGGCCGCCGGGCGCACCAGCTCGGGGAAGCGGCGGGCCATCAGCACCGCGAGCCGCTCCGTCGCGACCGAGTCCGCCGCCGAGGTGTGCGCCGCGGTGAGCTCGACCCCGTACTCCTCGCACAGCGCCCCGAGGGTGCGCTTGCCGCGCCGGTACCGGTGCACCTGCTTGTTGAGGACGTAGGGGTCCAGCACCGGGAAGGGCTGCGGGACCTCCACCCCGTGGCGCCGGCCCTCGTGGGCGAGGACCGTGAAGTCGTAGGAGGCGTTGAACACCAGCACGGGCGTGCCCGCGGCGAAGAGGCCGGCCAGGACGCCCGCGATCTCCGCGACCACCTCCGCGGCGGGCCGGCCCTCGGCGCGGGCCCGCTCGGTGCTCACCCCGTGCACGGCGGCCGCCTCCTCGGGGATCTCCACCCCCGGGTCCGCCAGCCACTCCCACTCGTCCGTCACGGCGCCCGCGGCGTCGGTGCGCACGACGGACGCCGTGACGATGCGGGCCGTGTGCGGGTCGCGGCCGGTCGTCTCGAGGTCGAAGGAGGCGCGCGGACCCTCGGTCCACGCGGGGGACGCCCCCGGGGCGCCCGCGGACCCCTCGAGGTCGAAGAGCACGTCCTGCTCCGCGGCGTCGTCCGGCGCGGGCGGGGCGGGCCTCGGCGCGCGCAGCGGGGCGGCGTCGAACAGGGGCAGCTGGTCGGTGGGGCCGGCGGGGCCTGAGGGCGAGGACATGGCTCCCACCGTACCGGCCCCCTCCGACCCGCCACGGACGCGGCCGCCCCGGCCGACGCCTCCGTGCGCACCGGTCCGGAACCGTCCGGGTACGCACGGACGCGGAGCGCTTAGACCGTCGGAGTCCCGTGATGAGATGAGACCCATGCGGCACACCGAGGACAGCACCCACGCCACGAGCTCCGCCCTGCCCGGGGCGGGGCCGGTGCGCTGGACCCTGGTGCCGCCGCACGGCTCCGCGCCGGAGCGCGCCCCGTGGCGGCCGAACCCCGAGCAGGAGGAGATCGCCGGGCTCCCGGCCGGGTGCGGCCCCCGGCTCGTGCTCGGCGGCCCCGGGACCGGGCGGACCCGGGTGCTCGTGGAGCTGGCGGCCCGCCGGATCGGCGGGGGCCTGGACCCGGACCGGCTGCTCGTGCTCACGCCGTCCCGGCTCTCGGCGGCCCGGCTGCGGGACGACCTCACGGCCGCGGTCTCGGCCACCATGAGCTCCCCGCCCGTGCGGGCCTGGCAGTCCTACGCCTTCGACCTGCTCCGGCGGGCCCAGAACCAGGGACTGCTCCCGGGCGTCGCGCACGGACCCAAGCTGCTGTCCGGCCCGGAGCAGGACGTGCTGATCGGCGAGCTCATGGCCGGGCACGCCGCCGGCTTCGGGGCCCCCGTCGTGTGGCCCCCGGACCTCCGGGAGGCGCTCGCCACCCGCGGCTTCCGGCAGGAGGTGCGCGAGCTCTTCGACCGCATGTCCGAGTACGACCTCGCCCCCGACGACCTCCGCCGCCTCGCCCGGCGCCTGGAGCGCCCGGACTGGGCGGCGGCCGCCACGATGCAGGCCGAGTACCAGGCCGTGCGCCGGCTGCGGATGCCGGAGTCCTACGACCCGGCGGCCCTCGTCACGGAGGCCGCGCGGGTCCTCGAGGAGCAGCCGGAGTTCCTGCGGGCCGAGCAGGAGCGCCTCGACCTCGTGCTCGTCGACGACCTGCACGAGGCGACGCCCTCGATCCACCGGCTGCTCGCCGTGCTGTGCCGGGGACGGGACACCGTGCTGACCGCCTGCACGGACACCGTGGTCCAGGGCTTCCGCGGGGCCCGCCCCGACCTGCTGCGCACCCTCGAGGACCGGCTCGCCGAGCCCGCGCGCCCCCTGCGGCGGCACCCCCTGGGCACGAGCCGGCGGATGCCCGGGGCCGTCGCGGAGGTGTGGCAGCGCGTGGCGGAGCGGATCCCCGCCGTGGCCGGGGCCCGGCACCCCCGCGCCCTCCGGCCCGCCGGGAGCGCCCCGGGCGCTGCGGACACGGGCCACGGCGCGGACACCGCGACCGCGCCGGCCGACGTCGCGGTGGACGGCACCGGAGACCGCGCGGCGCCCGGAGAGGTCACCACGGTGGTGCTCTCCTCACCGCTGCACGAGGCCCGCTGGATCGCGCACCAGGTCCTGGAGCGCCACCTGGTGCACGGCGTCCCGCTGGCGGACATGGCCGTGGTCGTGCGCAACGGCCGCTACCTGGAGGGGCTCGAGCGCCAGCTCTCCGCCCTCGGGGTGCCCGTCAGCACCTCCGCCGCGGAGACGCCGGTGCGCGACGAGCCCGCGGTGCGCCCGCTGCTGGGTGCCCTGCGCATCGTGACCGAGGCCGCCGCGGCGGCCGCGGACCGCGAGGAGGACGCGCACTTCGGCGCCCTCACGGTCCAGGCGGCCGTCGACCTGCTCTCCTCGCGGATCGGCAACGCCTCCCCGATGGACGTCCGCCGGCTCCGCCAGCGGCTCCGGGCGGAGGAGCTCGCCGCGGGGGGTCTGCGCACCAGCGACGACCTGCTCGTGGAGGCCCTCGTGGCCCCCGGGGCGCTCGACGCCGCCGGCGTGCGCTCCGTGCCGGCCCGCCGGATCGCCCGGATGCTCGCGGCCGGGACCCGTGCCCTCCGGGAGGAGGGCGCCACGGCCGAGACCGTCCTGTGGGCGCTGTGGGAGGCGGCCGGGGTCGCCGAGTCCTGGCGGCGCCGGGCACTGGAGGGCGGCCCGGCGGGGGAGCGGGCCGACCGCGACCTCGACGCCGTGGTGGGCCTGTTCGAGTCCGCCGAGCGTTACGTGGACCACCTTCCCGGGGCCGGCCCCGCCCAGTTCCTGGACTACATCGACAACCAGGAGCTGCCCATGGACACCCTGGCCGCCCGCGCCCCGACCGACGAGACGGTCGAGATCATGACGCCCGCCACCGCCGCGGGCCGGCAGTGGCCGGTGGTCTTCGTCGCCGGCGTGCAGGAGGGCGTGTGGCCCAACACCCGCCTGCGCGGGCAGCTGCTCGGCGCGGACCTGCTCACGGACGCGCTCGACCTCGGCGTCGACCAGGCCGCGCGGGTCACCCCGGTCACCCGCATGCGCGAGGTCCGCCACGACGAGCTGCGCTCCTTCTCCGCCGCCGTCTCCCGCAGCTGCGGCACGCTCGTGGTCACGGCGGCCTCCGGCGAGGACGAGCAGCCCTCGGAGTTCCTCGACCTCGTCGACCCCCCGGGCTCGCGGCCCGGGGACGGCGCCCGGGCCGTGGTGGACGCCCCCCGGCCCATGACCCTGCGCGCCCTCGTGGCCGAGCTGCGGCAGTGGGTCCAGCTGCACGAGGAGGACCCCGTGCGCTCGGAGGCCGCGGCCCGGCTGCTCCACCGCATCTCCTCCTCCCCGCGCCCGGTGCCCGGCGCCCACCCCGACACCTGGTGGGGCGCCGCGGAACTCTCCAGCACGGCGCCCGTCTTCGACGACGGGGTCCCCGTGCCCGTCTCCCCGTCCCGGATCGAGACCATCCACCGGTCCCCGCTCGACTGGTTCGTGGCCGCCTCGCGGGCCGAGGCCGCGA is from Kocuria rosea and encodes:
- the hemL gene encoding glutamate-1-semialdehyde 2,1-aminomutase — protein: MSVSQELFDRARKVMPGGVNSPVRAFASVGGTPPFITAAKGPYLTDVDGREYVDLVSSWGPALVGHSHPAVIEAVHEAVERGLSFGATTRGETELAELVVERIGAIDELRMVSTGTEAAMTAIRLARGVTGRDLVVKFAGCYHGHVDSLLSEAGSGVATLALPGSAGVTAATAAETLVLPYNDLAAVEEAFAAHPGRIAAVITEGAPANMGVVTPGEGFNAGLRRLTREHGALMIFDEVLTGFRVHEAGYWGLTAAGEDGWEPDLFMFGKVIGGGLPVAGVGGRAAVMNHLAPLGPVYQAGTLSGNPVAMAAGAATLRTADRIAYQTVDRRSAQLQEAVRAALTEAGVDHSIQSAGNLFSVAFGTSAAGVHDYAQAKAQETFRYPAFFHAMLDQGVYLPPSVFEAWFLSAAHDDAAMDRIVSALPAAARAAAEARPAA
- a CDS encoding ferrochelatase, whose protein sequence is MSAENALSRARAHAPEHYDAVVLSSFGGPEGQDDVLPFLRNVTKGRGIPDERLEEVATHYRANGGVSPINAQNRALRSALEAELLGRGLSVPVLWANRNWAPYVADVVRECHARGLRKLLVLATSAYSSYSGCRQYREDYGVALEELGLADEMQVDKVHQYYDSEGFVQPFVEGLREGLAQVRDRLGADGGRIAVLFCTHSIPTTDAEASGPARMDFEEGSAYVAQHLAVARTVLERVGAEELGDHTWDLVYQSRSGPPQVPWLEPDVNDALEELAERGVAGVVLVPLGFVSDHMEVKWDLDTEALETCERLGLPAVRTPTAGTHPAFVAGLADLVEQRVAGRAAPPRLSACAEGTWFDDCAPDCCVKVLRGATGPRPTIAQRPQGEPLPVALDEAGEVRWS
- the hemC gene encoding hydroxymethylbilane synthase, whose amino-acid sequence is MVVTAAAQGLPVLRVGTRGSRLALTQTTTAARAVAAAGGLEPELVTIRTEGDVLTGPLSQMGGTGVFATALRAALLAGSVDLAVHSLKDLPTAPVPGLEVAAVPEREDPRDALCARDGLTLAGLPAGAKVGTGSPRRAAQVRAARPDLEIVDIRGNVGTRLGRVAPGDLDAVVLAASGLRRLGLEDAITELIDPSVMLPAPGQGALALECRTEDASGDTPLAAALAAVDHLETRLAVTAERALLTRLEAGCAAPVGTFARIEDGVLVLDVVVADPDGSRVMRRSGRTAERGVDDARALGHRLGDELLADGAGRLARLTL
- the hemQ gene encoding hydrogen peroxide-dependent heme synthase, with the protein product MSHDTSPHEHGGHPAATPEPTQDGGAERLHWAVWSVFARPAGGAAARTAGDDASAAAEFDGVVEQLAAEGVTLRGAYDVSGMREDADVLTWLHGDDPQALQSAVRRLRRTELLAGTAQAWNAMGVHRDAEFTRNHSPSFARGVAPEDWVCVYPFVRSYEWYYMNAQRRAEMLRNHGMAARDYPQVLANTIACFGLNDFEWLLALEAPELVDLVDVMRAFRNTEARLHVREETPFYTGRRIRSEELAEVLR
- the hemB gene encoding porphobilinogen synthase, which gives rise to MPRYDLVSRPRRLRTTPAVRRLAAQTRVHPSDLILPVFVREGLAEPAPLGSMPGVVQHSMDSLRRAAAEAVAKGLRGFMIFGVPAERDPEGSAGCDPEGILNRALRAVRAEVGDDLVVMADLCLDEFTDHGHCGVLAEDGTVDNDATLEIYGRMAVAQAEAGAHVLGPSGMMDGQVGVIRSALDEAGHPDVAVLAYSAKYSSAFYGPFREAVDSQLQGDRRSYQMDPANRREALHELQLDLDEGADMVMVKPAMSYLDILRDVAEVSPVPVSAYQISGEYAMIEAAAANGWIDRRAAIQESVLSIRRAGADSVLTYFAVELADWFREENGLS
- a CDS encoding 3'-5' exonuclease yields the protein MSSPSGPAGPTDQLPLFDAAPLRAPRPAPPAPDDAAEQDVLFDLEGSAGAPGASPAWTEGPRASFDLETTGRDPHTARIVTASVVRTDAAGAVTDEWEWLADPGVEIPEEAAAVHGVSTERARAEGRPAAEVVAEIAGVLAGLFAAGTPVLVFNASYDFTVLAHEGRRHGVEVPQPFPVLDPYVLNKQVHRYRRGKRTLGALCEEYGVELTAAHTSAADSVATERLAVLMARRFPELVRPAAALHADQVGWAAEQAASLQEYFRRTRPDAVVDGAWPLRRPEDA
- a CDS encoding ATP-dependent helicase codes for the protein MRHTEDSTHATSSALPGAGPVRWTLVPPHGSAPERAPWRPNPEQEEIAGLPAGCGPRLVLGGPGTGRTRVLVELAARRIGGGLDPDRLLVLTPSRLSAARLRDDLTAAVSATMSSPPVRAWQSYAFDLLRRAQNQGLLPGVAHGPKLLSGPEQDVLIGELMAGHAAGFGAPVVWPPDLREALATRGFRQEVRELFDRMSEYDLAPDDLRRLARRLERPDWAAAATMQAEYQAVRRLRMPESYDPAALVTEAARVLEEQPEFLRAEQERLDLVLVDDLHEATPSIHRLLAVLCRGRDTVLTACTDTVVQGFRGARPDLLRTLEDRLAEPARPLRRHPLGTSRRMPGAVAEVWQRVAERIPAVAGARHPRALRPAGSAPGAADTGHGADTATAPADVAVDGTGDRAAPGEVTTVVLSSPLHEARWIAHQVLERHLVHGVPLADMAVVVRNGRYLEGLERQLSALGVPVSTSAAETPVRDEPAVRPLLGALRIVTEAAAAAADREEDAHFGALTVQAAVDLLSSRIGNASPMDVRRLRQRLRAEELAAGGLRTSDDLLVEALVAPGALDAAGVRSVPARRIARMLAAGTRALREEGATAETVLWALWEAAGVAESWRRRALEGGPAGERADRDLDAVVGLFESAERYVDHLPGAGPAQFLDYIDNQELPMDTLAARAPTDETVEIMTPATAAGRQWPVVFVAGVQEGVWPNTRLRGQLLGADLLTDALDLGVDQAARVTPVTRMREVRHDELRSFSAAVSRSCGTLVVTAASGEDEQPSEFLDLVDPPGSRPGDGARAVVDAPRPMTLRALVAELRQWVQLHEEDPVRSEAAARLLHRISSSPRPVPGAHPDTWWGAAELSSTAPVFDDGVPVPVSPSRIETIHRSPLDWFVAASRAEAATDLSRSLGSLVHAIAEELPEASGTELVAELERRWPTLGLPETWESAVQLERARQMLRKFAQYVLDARSKHGRRLASVEGAFSVLVQGRARDALLRGRVDRLELDEQGRYVVVDLKTGRNQPAGAKIAEHPQLAAYQVALTAGAGTAMVAGQDETVLELPGGTVTELSGGALLVQLGTRAKSPSVQQQDPLDPDATWARDLITRAAELVAGERFTARHDQAEGAFNGHGCKLPQICPLCAEGRQVSEP